Proteins found in one Muntiacus reevesi chromosome 2, mMunRee1.1, whole genome shotgun sequence genomic segment:
- the MMP15 gene encoding matrix metalloproteinase-15 isoform X1, translating to MGSDRSAPGRPGWAGCLLGGREAAARPQLLPLLLVLLSCLGRGAAAEDAEVNAENWLRLYGYLPQPSRHMSTMRSAQILASALAEMQRFYGIPVTGVLDEETKAWMKRPRCGVPDQFGVRVKANLRRRRKRYALTGRKWNNHHLTFSIQNYTEKLGWYHSLEAVRRAFRVWEHATPLVFQEVPYEDIRLRRQKEADIMVLFASGFHGDSSPFDGTGGFLAHAYFPGPGLGGDTHFDADEPWTFSSTDLHGNSLFLVAVHELGHALGLEHSSNPSAIMAPFYQWMDIDNFQLPEDDLRGIQQLYGTPDGQPQPTQPLPTVTPRRPGRPDHRPPRPPQPPPPGGKPERPPKPGPPPQPRATERPDQYGPNICDGDFDTVAMLRGEMFVFKGRWFWRVRHNRVLDNYPMPIGHFWRGLPSDISAAYERQDGRFVFFKGDRYWLFREANLEPGYPQPLTSYGVGIPYDRIDTAIWWEPTGHTFFFQEDRYWRFNEETQHGDPGYPKPISVWQGIPTSPKGAFLSNDAAYTYFYKGTKYWKFDNERLRMEPGYPKSILRDFMGCQEHVEPGPRWPDVARPPFNPDGGAEPGAGGDSEEGEEGGEAGPGGGGGGGGEAGPDADGGSRVVVQMEEVTRTVNMVMVLVPPVLLLLCILGLTYALVQMQRKGAPRMLLYCKRSLQEWV from the exons AACTGGCTGCGGCTCTACGGCTACCTGCCCCAGCCCAGCCGTCACATGTCCACCATGCGCTCCGCCCAGATCCTGGCCTCGGCCCTGGCCGAGATGCAGCGCTTCTACGGGATCCCCGTCACGGGTGTGCTGGACGAAGAGACCAAGGC GTGGATGAAGCGGCCCCGCTGTGGGGTGCCAGACCAGTTCGGGGTACGTGTGAAAGCCAACCTGCGGCGGCGGAGGAAGCGCTACGCCCTCACGGGAAGGAAGTGGAACAACCACCACCTTACTTTCAG TATCCAGAACTACACAGAGAAGCTAGGCTGGTACCACTCGCTGGAGGCAGTGCGCCGGGCCTTCCGTGTGTGGGAGCATGCCACGCCCCTGGTCTTCCAGGAGGTGCCTTATGAGGACATCCGGCTGCGGCGGCAGAAGGAGGCGGACATCATGGTACTCTTTGCCTCTGGTTTCCATGGCGACAGCTCACCATTTGATGGCACAGGTGGCTTTCTGGCCCACGCCTATTTCCCTGGGCCTGGTTTGGGTGGGGACACCCATTTTGATGCAGATGAGCCCTGGACCTTCTCCAGCACTGACCTGCATG GAAACAGCCTCTTCCTGGTAGCAGTGCACGAGCTGGGCCACGCACTGGGGCTGGAGCACTCGAGCAACCCCAGCGCCATCATGGCACCATTCTACCAGTGGATGGACATCGACAACTTCCAGCTGCCCGAAGACGACCTTCGGGGCATTCAGCAGCTCTACG GCACCCCGGATGGCCAGCCACAGCCCACCCAACCTCTTCCCACTGTGACCCCCCGGCGGCCTGGCCGGCCAGACCACCGGCCCCCCAGACCCCCTCAGCCACCTCCCCCAGGTGGGAAGCCGGAGCGGCCTCCAAAGccaggccccccaccccagccccgcgCCACGGAGCGGCCCGACCAGTATGGCCCCAACATCTGCGACGGGGACTTCGACACGGTGGCCATGCTGCGGGGGGAGATGTTCGTGTTCAAG GGCCGCTGGTTCTGGCGGGTGCGGCACAACCGCGTCCTGGACAACTATCCCATGCCCATCGGGCACTTCTGGCGGGGCCTGCCTAGTGACATCAGTGCCGCCTACGAGCGCCAGGACGGGCGTTTCGTCTTTTTCAAAG GTGACCGCTACTGGCTCTTCCGAGAAGCAAACCTGGAGCCGGGTTACCCACAGCCGCTGACCAGCTATGGCGTGGGCATCCCCTACGACCGCATAGACACGGCCATCTGGTGGGAGCCCACAGGTCACACCTTCTTCTTCCAAGAGGATAG GTATTGGCGCTTCAATGAGGAAACGCAGCATGGAGACCCCGGCTACCCCAAGCCCATCAGCGTGTGGCAGGGGATCCCCACCTCCCCTAAAGGGGCCTTCCTGAGCAACGATGCAG CCTACACCTACTTCTATAAGGGCACCAAATACTGGAAGTTTGACAACGAGCGCCTGCGAATGGAGCCCGGCTACCCCAAGTCCATCCTGCGGGACTTCATGGGCTGCCAAGAGCACGTGGAGCCGGGGCCCCGCTGGCCCGACGTGGCCCGTCCACCCTTCAACCCCGACGGGGGTGCAGAGCCCGGGGCCGGCGGTGACAGCGAGGAGGGCGAGGAGGGCGGCGAAGCGggccccggcggcggcggcggcggcggcggcgaggcaGGGCCGGACGCAGATGGGGGCAGCCGCGTGGTGGTGCAGATGGAGGAGGTCACGCGGACAGTGAACATGGTCATGGTGTTGGTGCcccctgtgctgctgctgctctgcatCCTGGGCCTCACCTACGCCCTGGTGCAGATGCAGCGCAAGGGCGCGCCTCGCATGCTCCTCTACTGCAAGCGCTCTCTGCAGGAGTGGGTCTGA
- the MMP15 gene encoding matrix metalloproteinase-15 isoform X2 codes for MPRWMKRPRCGVPDQFGVRVKANLRRRRKRYALTGRKWNNHHLTFSIQNYTEKLGWYHSLEAVRRAFRVWEHATPLVFQEVPYEDIRLRRQKEADIMVLFASGFHGDSSPFDGTGGFLAHAYFPGPGLGGDTHFDADEPWTFSSTDLHGNSLFLVAVHELGHALGLEHSSNPSAIMAPFYQWMDIDNFQLPEDDLRGIQQLYGTPDGQPQPTQPLPTVTPRRPGRPDHRPPRPPQPPPPGGKPERPPKPGPPPQPRATERPDQYGPNICDGDFDTVAMLRGEMFVFKGRWFWRVRHNRVLDNYPMPIGHFWRGLPSDISAAYERQDGRFVFFKGDRYWLFREANLEPGYPQPLTSYGVGIPYDRIDTAIWWEPTGHTFFFQEDRYWRFNEETQHGDPGYPKPISVWQGIPTSPKGAFLSNDAAYTYFYKGTKYWKFDNERLRMEPGYPKSILRDFMGCQEHVEPGPRWPDVARPPFNPDGGAEPGAGGDSEEGEEGGEAGPGGGGGGGGEAGPDADGGSRVVVQMEEVTRTVNMVMVLVPPVLLLLCILGLTYALVQMQRKGAPRMLLYCKRSLQEWV; via the exons GTGGATGAAGCGGCCCCGCTGTGGGGTGCCAGACCAGTTCGGGGTACGTGTGAAAGCCAACCTGCGGCGGCGGAGGAAGCGCTACGCCCTCACGGGAAGGAAGTGGAACAACCACCACCTTACTTTCAG TATCCAGAACTACACAGAGAAGCTAGGCTGGTACCACTCGCTGGAGGCAGTGCGCCGGGCCTTCCGTGTGTGGGAGCATGCCACGCCCCTGGTCTTCCAGGAGGTGCCTTATGAGGACATCCGGCTGCGGCGGCAGAAGGAGGCGGACATCATGGTACTCTTTGCCTCTGGTTTCCATGGCGACAGCTCACCATTTGATGGCACAGGTGGCTTTCTGGCCCACGCCTATTTCCCTGGGCCTGGTTTGGGTGGGGACACCCATTTTGATGCAGATGAGCCCTGGACCTTCTCCAGCACTGACCTGCATG GAAACAGCCTCTTCCTGGTAGCAGTGCACGAGCTGGGCCACGCACTGGGGCTGGAGCACTCGAGCAACCCCAGCGCCATCATGGCACCATTCTACCAGTGGATGGACATCGACAACTTCCAGCTGCCCGAAGACGACCTTCGGGGCATTCAGCAGCTCTACG GCACCCCGGATGGCCAGCCACAGCCCACCCAACCTCTTCCCACTGTGACCCCCCGGCGGCCTGGCCGGCCAGACCACCGGCCCCCCAGACCCCCTCAGCCACCTCCCCCAGGTGGGAAGCCGGAGCGGCCTCCAAAGccaggccccccaccccagccccgcgCCACGGAGCGGCCCGACCAGTATGGCCCCAACATCTGCGACGGGGACTTCGACACGGTGGCCATGCTGCGGGGGGAGATGTTCGTGTTCAAG GGCCGCTGGTTCTGGCGGGTGCGGCACAACCGCGTCCTGGACAACTATCCCATGCCCATCGGGCACTTCTGGCGGGGCCTGCCTAGTGACATCAGTGCCGCCTACGAGCGCCAGGACGGGCGTTTCGTCTTTTTCAAAG GTGACCGCTACTGGCTCTTCCGAGAAGCAAACCTGGAGCCGGGTTACCCACAGCCGCTGACCAGCTATGGCGTGGGCATCCCCTACGACCGCATAGACACGGCCATCTGGTGGGAGCCCACAGGTCACACCTTCTTCTTCCAAGAGGATAG GTATTGGCGCTTCAATGAGGAAACGCAGCATGGAGACCCCGGCTACCCCAAGCCCATCAGCGTGTGGCAGGGGATCCCCACCTCCCCTAAAGGGGCCTTCCTGAGCAACGATGCAG CCTACACCTACTTCTATAAGGGCACCAAATACTGGAAGTTTGACAACGAGCGCCTGCGAATGGAGCCCGGCTACCCCAAGTCCATCCTGCGGGACTTCATGGGCTGCCAAGAGCACGTGGAGCCGGGGCCCCGCTGGCCCGACGTGGCCCGTCCACCCTTCAACCCCGACGGGGGTGCAGAGCCCGGGGCCGGCGGTGACAGCGAGGAGGGCGAGGAGGGCGGCGAAGCGggccccggcggcggcggcggcggcggcggcgaggcaGGGCCGGACGCAGATGGGGGCAGCCGCGTGGTGGTGCAGATGGAGGAGGTCACGCGGACAGTGAACATGGTCATGGTGTTGGTGCcccctgtgctgctgctgctctgcatCCTGGGCCTCACCTACGCCCTGGTGCAGATGCAGCGCAAGGGCGCGCCTCGCATGCTCCTCTACTGCAAGCGCTCTCTGCAGGAGTGGGTCTGA